One region of Osmia lignaria lignaria isolate PbOS001 chromosome 7, iyOsmLign1, whole genome shotgun sequence genomic DNA includes:
- the LOC117604637 gene encoding uncharacterized protein LOC117604637 isoform X3, producing the protein MFLESNWTWLAERWGNMADLAERVDDLICSFDSAGDTTMDTLSMLIFGWMLFGLVVLCVGKYVYNRFVLNELSTGTTVTAKDGHIIHGDSVGVGGGVASGGGTGGGGAGVGGSVGKTVPVGKQKILSSASGTSVPGAGGSGSGATVSGSHGVVNHPSGSGTSATTPSGSYVPPTPPVRKRLTARKTSGALISPARSSRSLHLPTATGADPDAVRWVNEVIVWLYSDPAILDELLAVWVGSLNDFTANSFEENGVVVEFVRVLPETHPPNLSNIFCECDSKDDVTITCDCEATPALQLKAFRRKAEKLEVSHYRVNVNRFRARLNVICITEKLQLDLKCDGWPEVKVSLAQVGTIKKDFDESQLQEVVTEIVIGALRGTNVHLNLFQYPSCPRLWRELQQTAYSNPTHYDGMNTSSGSLRQRVQSQNQTTAQHQHVGDKRLLVKVVRAAELGGEQGSVEPYCVVELDEPSQKNQTSVKKDTRNPQWDEAFLFDVNRNTSEVLLEVYDRVNKSQRFLGLGIVGIDELLANPSQRQIIPLQNRPYEEEDITGTLTVEFLFIEGAEVPQVGSKPYKVKETIKLPSPTPRTYTPTNLAYNYNNDYLTNGNAVESPYRTGQSNGNKGTLIVHSQQRHGPKDTSVTSGPESTPNSSNSEERGRTRRKRRDFFGTIKKRLSRSKTRSRSVGPEGDANHEDAHSRSISADRARDPGSARLSIPGKEEHSRRSSLSEASGISGASTRTYINEASTLVLETLENGIKKHYLVPLSLAQKSKWRKKGTKLHIFNDHTFIAKHMPGGTVCEVCKRTLARRLGKQGYECRDCQMKCHKHCHVKVDSMCPTSTIQSIELTFIKGPGLERKSSSGCLC; encoded by the exons atgttTTTGGAATCCAATTGGACTTGGTTGGCCGAACGATGGGGCAATATGGCCGACTTGGCCGAGCGGGTGGACGATCTGATATGCAGTTTCGACTCGGCTGGTGACACGACCATGGATACCTTATCGATGCTGATATTCGGTTGGATGTTGTTCGGGTTGGTGGTGCTGTGCGTCGGGAAATACGTGTACAATCGTTTCGTTTTGAACGAGCTATCCACGGGTACGACTGTTACCGCCAAGGACGGCCATATCATTCACGGCGATAGCGTCGGTGTCGGTGGTGGTGTTGCTAGCGGTGGTGGTACCGGTGGTGGTGGAGCTGGCGTTGGTGGTAGCGTCGGCAAGACGGTTCCGGTTGGCAAACAAAAAATCCTTTCCTCGGCATCGGGCACCTCGGTGCCCGGGGCAGGTGGTAGCGGTTCTGGCGCCACTGTTTCCGGATCCCACGGTGTCGTTAATCATCCGTCTGGTAGCGGTACCAGCGCGACAACCCCATCCGGCTCTTACGTGCCGCCGACTCCTCCAGTTCGCAAACGTCTAACAGCCAGGAAGACTTCCGGCGCTTTGATCAGCCCGGCGAGAAGCTCGAGGAGTTTGCATCTACCGACTGCCACGGGCGCTGACCCCGACGCGGTCCGTTGGGTAAACGAAGTGATCGTTTGGCTTTACTCCGACCCGGCCATCCTCGACGAGCTACTCGCAGTTTGGGTCGGCTCCCTCAACGACTTTACCGCCAATTCTTTCGAAGAG AACGGAGTCGTGGTGGAGTTCGTTCGCGTTCTTCCGGAGACCCATCCACCGAATCTCTCCAACATCTTCTGCGAATGCGATTCCAAGGACGACGTG ACGATCACGTGCGATTGCGAGGCTACTCCAGCGTTACAATTGAAAGCGTTCCGTAGGAAGGCGGAGAAACTAGAAGTCAGCCACTACCGTGTAAACGTGAATCGCTTTCGAGCACGATTAAACGTCATTTGCATCACCGAGAAACTTCAGCTCGACTTGAAATGCGACGGCTGGCCGGAG GTGAAAGTGTCGCTCGCTCAGGTGGGAACGATAAAGAAGGATTTCGACGAGAGCCAGTTACAGGAAGTCGTGACCGAAATCGTGATTGGGGCGTTAAGGGGGACCAATGTTCATCTGAATTTATTCCAATATCCAAGCTGTCCGCGGTTATGGAGGGAACTGCAGCAGACCGCCTACTCCAATCCGACACACTACGACGGCATG AATACGTCGAGTGGTTCTCTGCGGCAACGTGTTCAAAGTCAGAATCAAACGACTGCGCAGCATCAACACGTAGGCGACAAACGATTACTCGTGAAAGTGGTAAGAGCGGCAGAACTCGGTGGAGAACAAGGATCCGTGGAACCGTATTGCGTGGTCGAGTTGGACGAACCTTCTCAAAAGAATCAGACGTCCGTTAAGAAAGATACCAGAAATCCACAGTGGGACGAAGCGTTTTTATT TGATGTAAATCGCAACACATCCGAGGTTTTATTAGAAGTCTACGATCGTGTGAATAAATCCCAACGATTCCTCGGTCTAGGAATCGTCGGGATCGATGAGCTGCTCGCGAATCCGAGTCAGAGACAGATAATCCCGCTGCAGAATCGACCGTACGAAGAGGAAGATATTACTGGTACCTTAACGGTCGAG TTTCTGTTCATCGAGGGTGCAGAGGTGCCTCAGGTCGGGAGCAAACCTTACAAGGTGAAGGAGACGATAAAGCTGCCGTCGCCGACTCCTCGTACCTATACACCGACAAATCTCGCTTACAATTACAACAATG ATTATTTAACGAACGGCAACGCGGTCGAATCTCCGTACAGAACTGGTCAATCGAACGGGAACAAGGGGACTCTGATCGTACACAGCCAGCAAAGG CACGGGCCGAAAGATACCAGCGTGACCTCGGGACCAGAGAGTACGCCAAACTCCTCCAATTCCGaag AGAGAGGCAGAACGCGAAGGAAACGACGCGACTTCTTCGGCACGATAAAGAAACGACTGAGTCGATCGAAGACGAGAAGCAGATCGGTCGGACCGGAAGGCGATGCGAATCACGAGGACGCTCATTCGAGATCTATATCCGCGGACAGAGCCCGCGATCCTGGTTCCG CTCGTTTATCGATACCAGGGAAGGAAGAACATTCGAGGCGATCGAGCTTGAGCGAGGCGTCCGGAATAAGCGGAGCGTCGACCAGAACTTACATTAACGAGGCTTCCACCTTGGTTCTCGAAACCCTAGAGAACGGTATCAAAAA GCATTACTTAGTACCGCTGTCGCTCGCACAGAAAAGTAAATGGCGAAAGAAGGGGACGAAGCTTCACATATTCAACGACCACACGTTTATAGCGAAACACATGCCTGG AGGGACCGTGTGCGAAGTGTGCAAACGAACCCTCGCGAGAAGATTGGGCAAACAAGGGTACGAGTGTAGAGACTGTCAGATGAAGTGTCACAAACATTGCCACGTTAAGGTGGACAGCATGTGTCCTACGTCAACCATTCAGAGCATCGAACT GACGTTCATAAAGGGTCCAGGGCTCGAGCGAAAATCGTCCAGTGGTTGCCTCTGCTGA
- the LOC117604494 gene encoding uncharacterized protein LOC117604494 has product MFKLACIVLFMAAVASAGVIAPAPLIAAPAHVAALPAPIVTARSSQVIARNYNTFAAAPLAAYTTAVHAAPVAAALTAAVPAAHAVHAPLALAAAPAAPLAYAYHPY; this is encoded by the exons ATGTTCAAGTTAGCG TGCATCGTCCTTTTTATGGCGGCCGTGGCCTCTGCCGGCGTAATCGCCCCAGCTCCCTTGATCGCAGCTCCGGCACATGTGGCAGCTTTACCCGCACCCATCGTAACTGCTAGAAGCAGCCAGGTCATCGCTAGGAATTATAACACGTTTGCTGCCGCACCACTCGCTGCTTACACCACCGCCGTCCATGCTGCCCCCGTGGCCGCTGCCCTGACAGCAGCCGTACCAGCAGCCCATGCCGTGCACGCACCGCTCGCACTTGCGGCCGCACCTGCCGCACCCCTTGCTTACGCCTACCACCCTTATTGA
- the LOC117604649 gene encoding uncharacterized protein LOC117604649 encodes MEETTRLTDPETDRRRDNQKNEMKRKIGPIRGAGPSKQEFGDDESSTDSGCSSGGSSGSAERLSRRGSSERLCRATRSPRTHCYLNRLRCRSTRSQDRISGIQRSSERVRAKSSRSWSPGDVRAVARTSESLSYSPSPSDAQSSTDSDSSKRSSTADTLRRAFQTLKLSSKWEGKEHKHAKKSPKRILRSPVSYTYVRGLSGLPTQRVPRNVAQQLTMPCSCQDSVALYR; translated from the coding sequence ATGGAAGAAACGACGAGACTAACCGATCCCGAGACAGATCGTCGCCGAGATAATCAAAAGAACGAGATGAAACGAAAGATCGGTCCCATCAGGGGGGCGGGGCCCTCGAAGCAAGAGTTCGGGGACGACGAGTCCAGCACCGACAGCGGTTGCAGCAGTGGCGGAAGTTCCGGAAGCGCGGAGAGACTGTCGCGTCGCGGAAGTAGCGAGCGATTATGCCGTGCCACAAGATCCCCCCGAACGCACTGTTATCTGAACCGACTGCGATGTCGGTCGACCCGCTCGCAAGACCGGATATCCGGTATTCAAAGAAGTTCCGAACGAGTACGAGCCAAGTCGTCACGTTCGTGGAGCCCTGGAGATGTGAGAGCAGTCGCGAGAACATCCGAATCGCTATCTTACTCTCCCAGCCCTTCGGACGCTCAAAGCAGCACCGATAGCGATTCGTCGAAACGATCATCCACCGCGGACACACTTCGAAGAGCCTTCCAAACGCTCAAATTATCCTCAAAATGGGAGGGCAAGGAGCACAAACACGCGAAGAAGAGCCCTAAGAGAATTCTACGCAGTCCGGTCTCTTACACCTACGTCAGAGGACTGTCGGGACTGCCGACCCAGAGGGTGCCAAGGAACGTCGCCCAACAACTGACGATGCCGTGTTCCTGTCAAGACTCCGTCGCTCTCTACCGATAA
- the LOC117604654 gene encoding uncharacterized protein LOC117604654, whose product MMAKGRDTWKREDISLSRFPLYKLRFLRISSIIVSARPLYAPTFKLPTINMFKSLLFAGLLAVAMAAPSPVPAPVPAPAPAPAPAPSSAALIGAPVAAASWGAALSSNIAAPLVYTSYPPPLPLAGYIPSSPYIYKSYIY is encoded by the exons ATGATGGCAAAGGGAAGGGATACCTGGAAACGCGAGGATATTTCTTTGTCGCGGTTTCCCCTATATAAGCTCCGATTCCTCAGGATTTCGAGTATCATCGTTTCAGCTCGTCCATTGTACGCTCCTACGTTCAAACTACCTACTATCAACATGTTCAAGTCT CTGTTGTTCGCCGGATTATTGGCCGTCGCCATGGCCGCCCCGTCGCCGGTACCAGCTCCAGTTCCGGCTCCGGCCCCGGCTCCAGCTCCGGCACCAAGCTCCGCAGCTTTGATCGGTGCTCCAGTCGCGGCTGCTTCATGGGGGGCGGCTTTGAGCTCCAACATCGCGGCTCCTCTCGTCTACACGAGTTACCCGCCGCCCCTACCCCTAGCCGGTTACATACCCTCGTCGCCTTACATCTATAAGAGCTACATTTACTAA
- the LOC143305436 gene encoding uncharacterized protein LOC143305436, which translates to MSAMKFLVLFACLIAACSAGVLHAVPAAYAAAPVPAALTVGTYASSYNAHAINHAIAAPYIAGPVVAHAAAPLAYTSLPAAAYYAGRR; encoded by the exons ATGTCTGCCATGAAATTTTTG gttCTCTTCGCTTGTTTGATCGCCGCTTGCTCGGCCGGAGTGTTGCACGCGGTACCAGCGGCTTACGCGGCTGCACCCGTTCCTGCGGCTCTGACTGTCGGGACTTATGCATCCAGCTACAACGCGCACGCGATTAACCACGCGATCGCTGCACCCTACATCGCCGGCCCCGTGGTCGCCCACGCTGCTGCTCCGCTCGCATACACCAGCCTCCCAGCCGCGGCTTACTACGCTGGCAGACGCTGA
- the LOC117604637 gene encoding uncharacterized protein LOC117604637 isoform X1, translating to MFLESNWTWLAERWGNMADLAERVDDLICSFDSAGDTTMDTLSMLIFGWMLFGLVVLCVGKYVYNRFVLNELSTGTTVTAKDGHIIHGDSVGVGGGVASGGGTGGGGAGVGGSVGKTVPVGKQKILSSASGTSVPGAGGSGSGATVSGSHGVVNHPSGSGTSATTPSGSYVPPTPPVRKRLTARKTSGALISPARSSRSLHLPTATGADPDAVRWVNEVIVWLYSDPAILDELLAVWVGSLNDFTANSFEENGVVVEFVRVLPETHPPNLSNIFCECDSKDDVTITCDCEATPALQLKAFRRKAEKLEVSHYRVNVNRFRARLNVICITEKLQLDLKCDGWPEVKVSLAQVGTIKKDFDESQLQEVVTEIVIGALRGTNVHLNLFQYPSCPRLWRELQQTAYSNPTHYDGMNTSSGSLRQRVQSQNQTTAQHQHVGDKRLLVKVVRAAELGGEQGSVEPYCVVELDEPSQKNQTSVKKDTRNPQWDEAFLFDVNRNTSEVLLEVYDRVNKSQRFLGLGIVGIDELLANPSQRQIIPLQNRPYEEEDITGTLTVEFLFIEGAEVPQVGSKPYKVKETIKLPSPTPRTYTPTNLAYNYNNGNSTLILYDSTVQSEGDYLTNGNAVESPYRTGQSNGNKGTLIVHSQQRQPERQVVKVALTESGNWQEISPEHGPKDTSVTSGPESTPNSSNSEERGRTRRKRRDFFGTIKKRLSRSKTRSRSVGPEGDANHEDAHSRSISADRARDPGSARLSIPGKEEHSRRSSLSEASGISGASTRTYINEASTLVLETLENGIKKHYLVPLSLAQKSKWRKKGTKLHIFNDHTFIAKHMPGGTVCEVCKRTLARRLGKQGYECRDCQMKCHKHCHVKVDSMCPTSTIQSIELTFIKGPGLERKSSSGCLC from the exons atgttTTTGGAATCCAATTGGACTTGGTTGGCCGAACGATGGGGCAATATGGCCGACTTGGCCGAGCGGGTGGACGATCTGATATGCAGTTTCGACTCGGCTGGTGACACGACCATGGATACCTTATCGATGCTGATATTCGGTTGGATGTTGTTCGGGTTGGTGGTGCTGTGCGTCGGGAAATACGTGTACAATCGTTTCGTTTTGAACGAGCTATCCACGGGTACGACTGTTACCGCCAAGGACGGCCATATCATTCACGGCGATAGCGTCGGTGTCGGTGGTGGTGTTGCTAGCGGTGGTGGTACCGGTGGTGGTGGAGCTGGCGTTGGTGGTAGCGTCGGCAAGACGGTTCCGGTTGGCAAACAAAAAATCCTTTCCTCGGCATCGGGCACCTCGGTGCCCGGGGCAGGTGGTAGCGGTTCTGGCGCCACTGTTTCCGGATCCCACGGTGTCGTTAATCATCCGTCTGGTAGCGGTACCAGCGCGACAACCCCATCCGGCTCTTACGTGCCGCCGACTCCTCCAGTTCGCAAACGTCTAACAGCCAGGAAGACTTCCGGCGCTTTGATCAGCCCGGCGAGAAGCTCGAGGAGTTTGCATCTACCGACTGCCACGGGCGCTGACCCCGACGCGGTCCGTTGGGTAAACGAAGTGATCGTTTGGCTTTACTCCGACCCGGCCATCCTCGACGAGCTACTCGCAGTTTGGGTCGGCTCCCTCAACGACTTTACCGCCAATTCTTTCGAAGAG AACGGAGTCGTGGTGGAGTTCGTTCGCGTTCTTCCGGAGACCCATCCACCGAATCTCTCCAACATCTTCTGCGAATGCGATTCCAAGGACGACGTG ACGATCACGTGCGATTGCGAGGCTACTCCAGCGTTACAATTGAAAGCGTTCCGTAGGAAGGCGGAGAAACTAGAAGTCAGCCACTACCGTGTAAACGTGAATCGCTTTCGAGCACGATTAAACGTCATTTGCATCACCGAGAAACTTCAGCTCGACTTGAAATGCGACGGCTGGCCGGAG GTGAAAGTGTCGCTCGCTCAGGTGGGAACGATAAAGAAGGATTTCGACGAGAGCCAGTTACAGGAAGTCGTGACCGAAATCGTGATTGGGGCGTTAAGGGGGACCAATGTTCATCTGAATTTATTCCAATATCCAAGCTGTCCGCGGTTATGGAGGGAACTGCAGCAGACCGCCTACTCCAATCCGACACACTACGACGGCATG AATACGTCGAGTGGTTCTCTGCGGCAACGTGTTCAAAGTCAGAATCAAACGACTGCGCAGCATCAACACGTAGGCGACAAACGATTACTCGTGAAAGTGGTAAGAGCGGCAGAACTCGGTGGAGAACAAGGATCCGTGGAACCGTATTGCGTGGTCGAGTTGGACGAACCTTCTCAAAAGAATCAGACGTCCGTTAAGAAAGATACCAGAAATCCACAGTGGGACGAAGCGTTTTTATT TGATGTAAATCGCAACACATCCGAGGTTTTATTAGAAGTCTACGATCGTGTGAATAAATCCCAACGATTCCTCGGTCTAGGAATCGTCGGGATCGATGAGCTGCTCGCGAATCCGAGTCAGAGACAGATAATCCCGCTGCAGAATCGACCGTACGAAGAGGAAGATATTACTGGTACCTTAACGGTCGAG TTTCTGTTCATCGAGGGTGCAGAGGTGCCTCAGGTCGGGAGCAAACCTTACAAGGTGAAGGAGACGATAAAGCTGCCGTCGCCGACTCCTCGTACCTATACACCGACAAATCTCGCTTACAATTACAACAATGGTAACAGCACTCTTATCTTGTACGACTCTACCGTTCAATCCGAAGGGG ATTATTTAACGAACGGCAACGCGGTCGAATCTCCGTACAGAACTGGTCAATCGAACGGGAACAAGGGGACTCTGATCGTACACAGCCAGCAAAGG CAACCGGAACGACAGGTGGTTAAG GTGGCCCTGACGGAAAGCGGCAACTGGCAAGAAATATCACCGGAG CACGGGCCGAAAGATACCAGCGTGACCTCGGGACCAGAGAGTACGCCAAACTCCTCCAATTCCGaag AGAGAGGCAGAACGCGAAGGAAACGACGCGACTTCTTCGGCACGATAAAGAAACGACTGAGTCGATCGAAGACGAGAAGCAGATCGGTCGGACCGGAAGGCGATGCGAATCACGAGGACGCTCATTCGAGATCTATATCCGCGGACAGAGCCCGCGATCCTGGTTCCG CTCGTTTATCGATACCAGGGAAGGAAGAACATTCGAGGCGATCGAGCTTGAGCGAGGCGTCCGGAATAAGCGGAGCGTCGACCAGAACTTACATTAACGAGGCTTCCACCTTGGTTCTCGAAACCCTAGAGAACGGTATCAAAAA GCATTACTTAGTACCGCTGTCGCTCGCACAGAAAAGTAAATGGCGAAAGAAGGGGACGAAGCTTCACATATTCAACGACCACACGTTTATAGCGAAACACATGCCTGG AGGGACCGTGTGCGAAGTGTGCAAACGAACCCTCGCGAGAAGATTGGGCAAACAAGGGTACGAGTGTAGAGACTGTCAGATGAAGTGTCACAAACATTGCCACGTTAAGGTGGACAGCATGTGTCCTACGTCAACCATTCAGAGCATCGAACT GACGTTCATAAAGGGTCCAGGGCTCGAGCGAAAATCGTCCAGTGGTTGCCTCTGCTGA
- the LOC117604637 gene encoding uncharacterized protein LOC117604637 isoform X2, with protein sequence MFLESNWTWLAERWGNMADLAERVDDLICSFDSAGDTTMDTLSMLIFGWMLFGLVVLCVGKYVYNRFVLNELSTGTTVTAKDGHIIHGDSVGVGGGVASGGGTGGGGAGVGGSVGKTVPVGKQKILSSASGTSVPGAGGSGSGATVSGSHGVVNHPSGSGTSATTPSGSYVPPTPPVRKRLTARKTSGALISPARSSRSLHLPTATGADPDAVRWVNEVIVWLYSDPAILDELLAVWVGSLNDFTANSFEENGVVVEFVRVLPETHPPNLSNIFCECDSKDDVTITCDCEATPALQLKAFRRKAEKLEVSHYRVNVNRFRARLNVICITEKLQLDLKCDGWPEVKVSLAQVGTIKKDFDESQLQEVVTEIVIGALRGTNVHLNLFQYPSCPRLWRELQQTAYSNPTHYDGMNTSSGSLRQRVQSQNQTTAQHQHVGDKRLLVKVVRAAELGGEQGSVEPYCVVELDEPSQKNQTSVKKDTRNPQWDEAFLFDVNRNTSEVLLEVYDRVNKSQRFLGLGIVGIDELLANPSQRQIIPLQNRPYEEEDITGTLTVEFLFIEGAEVPQVGSKPYKVKETIKLPSPTPRTYTPTNLAYNYNNGNSTLILYDSTVQSEGDYLTNGNAVESPYRTGQSNGNKGTLIVHSQQRHGPKDTSVTSGPESTPNSSNSEERGRTRRKRRDFFGTIKKRLSRSKTRSRSVGPEGDANHEDAHSRSISADRARDPGSARLSIPGKEEHSRRSSLSEASGISGASTRTYINEASTLVLETLENGIKKHYLVPLSLAQKSKWRKKGTKLHIFNDHTFIAKHMPGGTVCEVCKRTLARRLGKQGYECRDCQMKCHKHCHVKVDSMCPTSTIQSIELTFIKGPGLERKSSSGCLC encoded by the exons atgttTTTGGAATCCAATTGGACTTGGTTGGCCGAACGATGGGGCAATATGGCCGACTTGGCCGAGCGGGTGGACGATCTGATATGCAGTTTCGACTCGGCTGGTGACACGACCATGGATACCTTATCGATGCTGATATTCGGTTGGATGTTGTTCGGGTTGGTGGTGCTGTGCGTCGGGAAATACGTGTACAATCGTTTCGTTTTGAACGAGCTATCCACGGGTACGACTGTTACCGCCAAGGACGGCCATATCATTCACGGCGATAGCGTCGGTGTCGGTGGTGGTGTTGCTAGCGGTGGTGGTACCGGTGGTGGTGGAGCTGGCGTTGGTGGTAGCGTCGGCAAGACGGTTCCGGTTGGCAAACAAAAAATCCTTTCCTCGGCATCGGGCACCTCGGTGCCCGGGGCAGGTGGTAGCGGTTCTGGCGCCACTGTTTCCGGATCCCACGGTGTCGTTAATCATCCGTCTGGTAGCGGTACCAGCGCGACAACCCCATCCGGCTCTTACGTGCCGCCGACTCCTCCAGTTCGCAAACGTCTAACAGCCAGGAAGACTTCCGGCGCTTTGATCAGCCCGGCGAGAAGCTCGAGGAGTTTGCATCTACCGACTGCCACGGGCGCTGACCCCGACGCGGTCCGTTGGGTAAACGAAGTGATCGTTTGGCTTTACTCCGACCCGGCCATCCTCGACGAGCTACTCGCAGTTTGGGTCGGCTCCCTCAACGACTTTACCGCCAATTCTTTCGAAGAG AACGGAGTCGTGGTGGAGTTCGTTCGCGTTCTTCCGGAGACCCATCCACCGAATCTCTCCAACATCTTCTGCGAATGCGATTCCAAGGACGACGTG ACGATCACGTGCGATTGCGAGGCTACTCCAGCGTTACAATTGAAAGCGTTCCGTAGGAAGGCGGAGAAACTAGAAGTCAGCCACTACCGTGTAAACGTGAATCGCTTTCGAGCACGATTAAACGTCATTTGCATCACCGAGAAACTTCAGCTCGACTTGAAATGCGACGGCTGGCCGGAG GTGAAAGTGTCGCTCGCTCAGGTGGGAACGATAAAGAAGGATTTCGACGAGAGCCAGTTACAGGAAGTCGTGACCGAAATCGTGATTGGGGCGTTAAGGGGGACCAATGTTCATCTGAATTTATTCCAATATCCAAGCTGTCCGCGGTTATGGAGGGAACTGCAGCAGACCGCCTACTCCAATCCGACACACTACGACGGCATG AATACGTCGAGTGGTTCTCTGCGGCAACGTGTTCAAAGTCAGAATCAAACGACTGCGCAGCATCAACACGTAGGCGACAAACGATTACTCGTGAAAGTGGTAAGAGCGGCAGAACTCGGTGGAGAACAAGGATCCGTGGAACCGTATTGCGTGGTCGAGTTGGACGAACCTTCTCAAAAGAATCAGACGTCCGTTAAGAAAGATACCAGAAATCCACAGTGGGACGAAGCGTTTTTATT TGATGTAAATCGCAACACATCCGAGGTTTTATTAGAAGTCTACGATCGTGTGAATAAATCCCAACGATTCCTCGGTCTAGGAATCGTCGGGATCGATGAGCTGCTCGCGAATCCGAGTCAGAGACAGATAATCCCGCTGCAGAATCGACCGTACGAAGAGGAAGATATTACTGGTACCTTAACGGTCGAG TTTCTGTTCATCGAGGGTGCAGAGGTGCCTCAGGTCGGGAGCAAACCTTACAAGGTGAAGGAGACGATAAAGCTGCCGTCGCCGACTCCTCGTACCTATACACCGACAAATCTCGCTTACAATTACAACAATGGTAACAGCACTCTTATCTTGTACGACTCTACCGTTCAATCCGAAGGGG ATTATTTAACGAACGGCAACGCGGTCGAATCTCCGTACAGAACTGGTCAATCGAACGGGAACAAGGGGACTCTGATCGTACACAGCCAGCAAAGG CACGGGCCGAAAGATACCAGCGTGACCTCGGGACCAGAGAGTACGCCAAACTCCTCCAATTCCGaag AGAGAGGCAGAACGCGAAGGAAACGACGCGACTTCTTCGGCACGATAAAGAAACGACTGAGTCGATCGAAGACGAGAAGCAGATCGGTCGGACCGGAAGGCGATGCGAATCACGAGGACGCTCATTCGAGATCTATATCCGCGGACAGAGCCCGCGATCCTGGTTCCG CTCGTTTATCGATACCAGGGAAGGAAGAACATTCGAGGCGATCGAGCTTGAGCGAGGCGTCCGGAATAAGCGGAGCGTCGACCAGAACTTACATTAACGAGGCTTCCACCTTGGTTCTCGAAACCCTAGAGAACGGTATCAAAAA GCATTACTTAGTACCGCTGTCGCTCGCACAGAAAAGTAAATGGCGAAAGAAGGGGACGAAGCTTCACATATTCAACGACCACACGTTTATAGCGAAACACATGCCTGG AGGGACCGTGTGCGAAGTGTGCAAACGAACCCTCGCGAGAAGATTGGGCAAACAAGGGTACGAGTGTAGAGACTGTCAGATGAAGTGTCACAAACATTGCCACGTTAAGGTGGACAGCATGTGTCCTACGTCAACCATTCAGAGCATCGAACT GACGTTCATAAAGGGTCCAGGGCTCGAGCGAAAATCGTCCAGTGGTTGCCTCTGCTGA